The following is a genomic window from Citrifermentans bemidjiense Bem.
CCGGAGCCCATCATGGCACCCGCCTTGATCAGAGAGTCGTAGTCGACCGGGGTGTCGAGCACCTCGGCCGGGATGCAGCCGCCGGAGGGGCCGCCGGCCTGAACCGCCTTGAACTTGCGGTTGTTGGCGATGCCGCCGCAGACCTTGTAGATAACGTCCCTGACCGACATGCCGGCCGGAACCTCGACGAGGCCGGTGTGCTTCACCTTGCCGGTGACCGCGAAGATCTTGGTCCCCTTGGTGGTGTCGGTGCCAAGCGATGCGTACCACTCGAAGCCCTTGTTGATGATGTGGCGGACGTTGGCGAAGGTCTCGACGTTGTTGATGTTGGTCGGGAAGCCCCAGAGGCCCTTGACCGCCGGGAACGGCGGACGGGGACGCGGCATGCCGCGCTCGCCCTCGATGGAGGCCATGAGTGCCGTTTCCTCGCCGCAGACGAAGGCGCCGGCGCCCTTCTTGATCCTCATGTCGAAGTCGAAGCCCCACCCCTGGATGTTCTTGCCCAGGTACCCCTTCTCGTAGCAGGTGTCGAGCGCCTTCTGGAGACGGTCGATGGCGAGCGGATACTCGGCGCGGACGTAGACGTAGCCTGCGTCGCAGCCGATGGCGTAGGCGGCGATCATCATACCTTCGATGACGCAGTACGGGTCGCCTTCGAGAATGGAGCGGTCCATGAACGCACCCGGGTCACCCTCGTCGGCGTTGCAGATGAGGTACTTGTGGTTCCCCGGGGATGCAGCGCAGAAGGACCACTTCATGCCGGTGGGGAAACCGCCGCCCCCGCGGCCACGAAGACCGGACTTCTTGACCTCGTCGATGACTTCGGCCGGCTTCATTTCCTTGACGCACTTCTCGATGGCCTTGAAGCCGTCTTCTTCGATGTAGGCGTCCAGGCGCTCGGGGTCGATCTGGCCGCAGCCGGTCATGACCACGCGCATCTGCTGGTCGACGAAGGTGTTGTAGTACTCCTTCGCCTTCTTCTTCTCGATGACTTCGTTGGCGACGATGTGCTGATCAAGGATGGCCTCGACGTCCGCGGGCACGACGAAGTCGTAAGTGACCCTGCCCAATTCCGGAGTGATGATGTCGACGAGGACGTCGTTGGCGCAGAGGCCGCGGCACCCAGTCTTAACGACATCGCAACGCTTCCCTACCTGGGCCACGATACCCTTTTCAGCGATCAGCCTGGTGAACTCGGCCTCGACCTGCTTGGCGCCGGCCGAAATGCCGCCGGTGCCCTGACAGATTAATATTTTTACTGCTGCGTTATCGCTCATGACAAAAAGTCCCCTGCTGAGAAATTGACGTCCCGACTACTTGGTCATTGGCCGCTGGTTGTAGGTTTCAATAATCTCGTCCACCTTCTGGACCGTCATCTTGCCGTAGGTGTCGTCGTTGACCATGGCCAGAGGGGCCATGCCGCAGGCGCCCAGGCAAGCGACCTTCTCGAAGGTGTAGCGGAGGTCCGCGGAGGTTTCAGCGTGACCAATGCCGAGCCTGCCGAAGAAGGTCTCGGTGATACGCTCGGCCCCCTGTACGTGGCAGGCGGTACCTACGCAGACCCTGATGATGTACCTGCCGCGCGGCTTCAGGTGGAACTGCGCGTAGAAGGTCAGCACGCCATAGATCTGGCTCGGGTAGACGTTCAGCCTCTCCGCCACCAGGTCGATGGTCGGTCTGGGGATGTACCCGTAGGAATCCTGGATCCCCTGCAGAACCGGCATGAGGTTACCCGGCAGGGTCAGGTACTTGTCGATGATATGATTGGCCTCGGCCAGATCGATTTCTTCGGCCGGAATTTCTTCGGCTGGAGCGTTAGACATTTACCCCATCTCCTTTAGTTATCGTTTGAATTACCGGTCTATTTCGCCAAGAACGATGTCGAGCGTTCCGATCACAGCCACAAGGTCAGCGATCATCGAACCTTTGGCCATCTTCTCGATGGCGCCCAGGTTTACGAATGAGGGGGGACGCACCCTCATGCGGTACGGCTTGGAGCCGCCGTCGGAAACCATGTAGTAGCCGAGTTCCCCTTTCGGGTTTTCGACCCCCTGGTAAACCTCCCCTTCAGGAACGGGGAAGCCTTCTGAAGCGATCTTGAAGTGGTGGATCAGTCCCTCGATGGAGTTGTAGACGCTCTCTTTCGGCGGGTAGCAGACCTGCGGCGCATCGGCCAGGATCGGACCGGGCTTCAGGCGCTTCATGGCCTGGTCAATGATCTTCACTGCCTCACGCATCTCCACCAGGCGGACCTTATAGCGGTCGAAGGTGTCGCAGTTCTCGCCGACCGGCACCTTGAAGTCGTACTTCTCGTAGCCGGAGTAGGGGAGGTCGCGCCTGAGGTCGAAATCGACGCCGGAGCCCCTGAGGGCCGGGCCGGAGATGCCGAAGTCGATGGCGTCGTCTGCGGAGATGACACCGTTGCCGATGGTCCTCTGCAGCCAGATGGTGTTCTTGGTAAGGAGCCCTTCGTAGGTGTCGAAGTGACCCGGGAAGGTGTCCAGGATCTCCTGGACCGCGCTCTCGAAGCCGGCCGGGAGGTCGCGGGAGAGCCCGCCTACGCGGAAGTAGTTCGAGGTCATCCTGGCGCCGGAGACCATCTCGTACAGCTCCATGATCTTCTCGCGCTCGCGGAAGGCGTAGATGAAGACGGTCATGGCGCCGATGTCGAGGGCGTGGCAGGCGATCCAGACCAGGTGGCTCTTCAGACGGGTAAGCTCCGCCATGATGACGCGGATGGTCTCAGCCCGCTCGGGAACCTCGATGCCGAGGAGCTTCTCCACGGCCAACACGTACCCCAGGTTGTTGTGCATAGGGGCCAGGTAGTCCATGCGGTCCGTAAGCGGCAGCGCCTGGTGGTAGGTGCGGTGCTCGGAGAGCTTCTCGATGCCCCGGTGCAGGTAGCCGATGTGGGGAGTAATCTTCTGTATCACCTCGCCGTCCAGCTCTACTACGAGCCTGAGAACGCCGTGGGTACTGGGGTGCTGGGGCCCCATGTTCAGTGTCATTATTTCGCTAGCCATTGATCGCCTCTATTTTTTGGAGATGGAAATCGTCCTGGTTTGTGACTAAGACAGCCGACCCTTGTACGGTTCGCGGTCCGGTCCCTGCAGCGGGTAGTCCTTCCTGAGGGGATGCCCCACCCAGTCGTCGGTCATCAGAATGCGCACCAGATTCGGGTGGTTCTTGAAGTCGATGCCGAACATGTCGTAGGCCTCGCGCTCGACCCAGTCCGCGGAGTTCCAGAGCGCGGTGGCGGAGTCTATGGAGCAGTCAGCCTCGGTCAGCGGCGCCTTCACCCTGATGCGGTCCTTGTTCGGGATCGACATGAGGTGGTAGACCACCATGAAACGCGGGTCCTGGCCCAGGTAGTCGACGGCGGTGACGTCGGTCAGGAAGTTGTAGCGGAGGTCGTCCCTAAGGCACTTGAGCACCTCGAGGATGTTCTCTTTCTTCACGGTGACCGTCACCTCGCCTCGATATTCCGTGCAGTCGAGGAGGGCATTTGCGAAACGCTCTTTCAGTTTCACTACAGCGCGATTATTTTCTGCCATGTCAGCCTTACCTTTCCCTTTGGTCGTTGTAGATTAAGCAGCCGGTTCGAGTCTTTCGCCCAAGCCGATGGAAGAGCCGAAAGAGTTGCGCTCGTTGGCGATCTTATCCTGGAGCTTCAGAAGGCCGTAAAGGAGTGCCTCCGGACGCGGCGGGCAGCCCGGGATGTAGACATCGACCGGAAGCGCCTCGTCGATACCCTGCACGACGGAGTAGGTGTCGAAGACGCCGCCGGAGCAGGCGCAGGCGCCCATGGCGACCACCCACTTCGGTTCGGGCATCTGCTCATACACGGTCTTGATGACCGGAAGCATCTTCTTGGTCACCGTGCCGGCGATGATGATGCAGTCTGCCTGGCGGGGTGAGGCGCGGAAGATGATACCGAAACGGTCCAGGTCATGCTTGGCCGCACCGGTCGCCATCATCTCGATCGCGCAGCAGGCAAGACCAAAGGTCATCGGCCAGATGGAGGACTTCCTGGCCCAGTTGACCAGGCTGTCGAGGGAAGTCGTGATGATGTTTTCGCCAAGCGGCTGATCTACTCCCATTCCAGTGCTCCTTTTTTCCAAACGTATACGTACCCTACAAAGAGGATGACTATGAAGACTCCCATCTCGATGAGGCCGAACATGCCGAGCCTCTTGAAGAGGACTGCCCAGGGGTACAGGAAGACCGCCTCGATGTCGAACAGGATGAAGAGCATCGCGATCAGGTAGAACTTGATCGAGAAACGCTCCCTTGCGCTGCCGACAGGCTCGCAACCGCACTCGTAAGGTGCAAGCTTCACGGTGGACGGTTTCTTCTGGCCGATGAGGCTGGAGAAAATCACCGAGCCCAGGCCGAACAACACCGCTATGACAACCAGCACCAAGATTGGCAGATAAGCACCAAGCATCCCTATCCTCCCGTACTCCTAAGGTTTGTTATTTTGTTGCATGCACGCGGAAAAGCCGTATACTGCACACTCCTTGAGCGTCAAACCCCAAACTTTTCGTTACTTGCGAAAGGAAGCGGCGTCAAAAAGGTATACTGTATACAACATCGGGTCAGAAAATTATTTCATTTCACCCACTTTGTCAAGCACAAATTATCTTGAAATCTTTGCCTCATTCCGCAGAAACCGTATACTTTCCCGCGCACATGACTCATTAGGAAGCCCCCCTTTCGACACTAATCGAAAGCCTCCCCCCCAAAACTTTTTAATTTCTTGACAGATAAGCCGGGCGCGTGCTACCAAACAGCCCATTATTTGTCAATTAACAGCGAGTTAGGAGAATCAGCCCATGCAAAACAGCCGCTCGACCAAACTCTTTCAGCAGGCGCTTCAGTCCATCCCCGGCGGCGTCAACAGCCCGGTGCGCGCCTTCAGGTCCGTTGGCTCCGATCCGCTCTTCATCAAAAAGGCCGCAGGCCCCCGCATCTACGATGAAGACGGCAACGCCTTCATCGACTACGTCGGGTCCTGGGGACCGATGATCCTTGGGCACTGTCACCCGCAGGTGGTTTCCGCCATCAAGGCCGCCGTCGACAACGGCGCCAGCTTCGGCGCGCCGACCGAGCTCGAGATCACCCTGGCCGAGATGGTGATCGACGCGGTTCCCTCCATCGAGATGGTGCGCATGGTGAGCTCCGGTACCGAGGCGACCATGAGCGCCATCCGGCTCGCCCGCGGCTACACCGGCCGCGACAACATCCTTAAGTTCTCCGGCTGCTACCACGGCCACTCCGACTCGCTTTTGGTCAAAGCCGGATCCGGCGCCGCCACCTTCGGCGTGCCCGACTCCCCCGGCGTCCCCGCCGACCTCGCCAAGCACACGCTGACCGCGACCTACAACGACCTGGACTCGGTCCGGGCGCTGGTAGCGGCCAACAAGGGAAGCATCGCCTGCATCATCGTGGAGCCTGTGGCTGGCAACATGGGGACCGTCCCCCCCAAGGAAGGATTCCTGGAGGGGCTTAGGAGCATATGCAGCGAGGAAGGAATCGTGCTGATCTTCGACGAGGTGATGTCCGGCTTCAGGGTTGCCTACGGCGGCGTTCAGGAACTCTACGGCGTGACCCCCGACATGACCACGCTGGGCAAGATCATCGGCGGTGGTCTGCCGGTGGGGGCGTTCGGCGGAAAAAAAGAAATCATGTCGCTTCTTTCACCGGCAGGGGGAGTGTATCAGGCCGGGACCCTTTCTGGCAACCCCCTGGCCATGACCGCCGGCATCGAGACCTTGAAGCTCCTCAAGCAGCCCGGTTTCTACCAGAAGCTGGAAGAAAAAAGCGCCTTCGTGGCGGAGGGGATCGCTAAGGCCGCCAAGGACGCCGGCTTCCCGATCTACTCCACCCGGGTAGGCTCCATGTTCTGCGCCTTTTTCTCCAAAGATCCGGTCTACGACTGGGACAGCGCCGCCAAGTGCGACACCAAGGCCTTCGCCGCCTACTTCAAGGCGATGCTGAATGAAGGTATTTACCTCGCGCCTTCGCAATTTGAGACGGCTTTCGTCGGCATCTCCCACAGCACCGAGGACCTGGAGCAGACCATCGCAGCCGCCGCCAAGTGCTTCAAGGCGCTGTAGCGGGAATTGGCATTAACACTGACTCAGGGGATGCGGCAGCATAGTCTCCCCTCTCCCTGCTAATGCGCACAGTGCTGCCTCAGATTGTTTATTAATTAACAAGGGCGCCCAGCTTGGCTGCGGCGCCCTTGTTTTTTGCCTCTTTCGCTCTTTCATCACCCAATCATGATCCTTTTCCTGAGTGACAGCATCTCGAAGCTCAACTCTGCCATCACCGCCACCCGCTGCAGCTCGAAGACCCCACCGCCGAGCCTCCCCCTCTGATCGCTGGCGCAGATAACCCCCACCACATGCCCGCCAAGCGCCACAGGCACCAGCAGCGCCGCCCCGGGCGCCGTACCCCCCATCGCACCTAGCAACAGCCCATCGCCCTGGTCCTGCCCTAGCTCCCCTAAAAAGAGTCGCCTTTCCTCCACCACCCGTTTCACCTGCCTCATTTCCGCCACCGCAGCGGCAAAAAACGGGAAGCCTTTCACGGGTGCGCCGGCATCAACTGCCTGGACCCCGTGCGCGCACCCCCCTTTCAGCCTCAGGAAGGCACCCCGGTCAAATTCACCTGCCAAATAGGACAGTATCGCCTGAACGACCTCGGACTCTCCGAGGGCTTTTGCCAGCCGTTCGGACATATCCTCCAGGCTGACCCGCTCAGAAGAATGGCGAGAAGCGCCGCCATCCCAGGCGGGGTCCGCGCTCCCCCTCTGAGCGAGGGTGGCGGCGAAGCAGCTCCTAGCACCTCCCTCCACAGGGATGTAGCGCATGGGGCGCTTCACCCCGAAGATACGCTCCAGTGCGATGCTTAGCCGTAGTTCGGAGCAGACCCTTGGGATGATGACCATCCCGGTAACAAAAGCGATGTCTTCGAGCGCCTTGAAATCCGATGGGTTCGTCATGGCCACGGTGAGCCGCTTGCCGTCCAATGCGAGGGGGAGTACGCGGTAGCGCTGCACCAGCTCCAGCGGGAACATCTTCAATAGGGATTCCGGAATGGAGCCGAGTTCGGAGGGGTGGGCGCAGGGTACGCCAAGCTGCTCGCTCAATACGTGCGCCAATTCTTCCTCTTCGACGAACCCCATCTCCACGAGATTAGTCCCGAGCCTGCCGCCATAGATGGACTGCGCGTTAAGCACCTGCTCCAGTTGGTCCTCGGTCAGGGTTCCAACCTTCAGCAACATCTCGCCAAGCCGTGCCGACATGTGACACCTCCTCGGTGAAGAAAAGTTTTAAACTACGGGAATGGAAACAGCTGCGCAGCGGACGCGACAGAAATTAAATAATTTTCATATTCTACTCAGCGAGCCCCCCAGCCGCAACCGCATAAGCGTCACCCAAACGGGCTCAGGCGCAGGCTACCGCCCTTTCGCAGCGAAGCTACGATAGGGAAGCCGGTGTGTCCAAGGCGTCAGGGCGGCTACCTGCGAAGCTGGTACAATGAGCGGCAGCGCCCGGAGCCGCTCGGCAGAAGAGGCGTGACAGCGCGATAAATCATTATTTTTGTTGATGGGACAAACAGGAATTTATTGACATTGCCACCGCTACCGTGCTATTTAGCCTTGGTTTTCCTACCCGTAGTTTGTATACGGGAAAGAGAGCGACAACATGGATGAGGACAAGAAGGACCTGCTGAAAACGCTCGGGATGGTCTCCACGATGGGAATTTCCTTCGCGGTAGCCATCATCATCGGCGTGTTCGCCGGACTGAAGCTGGACGAGTGGTTCGGGACCAAGCCCTGGTTTTTCTACATTTTCCTTTTCTTCGGTATTGCGGCAGGTTTCCGCAACATTTTCATACTAGCGGGAAAAGAACTGCGCGATGACCGGGACGAGACTAAACGAAAGTAACCTCTTCGCCTGGCTGGTCGGGGGAAGCCTTGTGGTGAGCGCCGTTGCAGGTGCTGGCTGCGCGCTTTTAATCTCCGGCAAGTTCGGCGGTTCCCTCTTCATCGGGGGGGTGCTCGCCACGGCCAACTTCCTCTGGATGAGAAGAGGGGTGGAAGCGGCGCTTCAGCTGCAACCCAGGAATGCCTCGCGCTTCGCTGTGCTGCGCTATCTGCTGAGACTGGCCGTGATGGCGGTCGTGCTGTATCTGCTGATCGTTCGGCTCGGGGTCGACATCTTCGGCCTGCTGATCGGACTGTCAGTCCTGGTCCTGAACATAACGGTATTTTCAATATATTTGTCCACCCGTAAAGGAGGCTAGCAGCAATGGTTCATCCGTATCTATTCCTCAATTTTTTCCGCGAGTTGCTTCATCCCCTCGGTTTCTCCGAGGCTGGAGCCGACGCCGTCGTTTATACCTGGCTGATCATGATCGGCTTGGTGGTCCTCTCCATCGCAGCCACCAAGCGGCTGCAGGCCGTTCCGTCCGGTCTCCAGAACTTCATGGAAGTCATCGTCGGGGGCATTGAGAACATGCTGGTGGAAACCATGGGCGAGCACGGCAAGCCGTTCTTCCCGCTGGTCGCAACCCTGGCGCTCTTCATCCTGGTGTCGAACCTGATCGGCCTGGTCCCCGGCTTCTTCCCGCCGACCGCCAACATCAACACCACTGCTGCCTGCGCGGTCGTCGTGTTCGTCACCACCCACATCGTCGGTGTCAAGCACCACGGCGCCGGCTACATCAAGCATTTCCTGGGCCCCATCGCCTGGCTCGCGCCGATGATGTTCTTCATCGAGGTGATCGGTCACCTGAGCCGCGTGATCTCCCTGACGCTGCGTCTCTTCGGTAACATGAACGGCCACGAGCTGGTCCTGATCATCTTCTTCGGCCTGGCTCCGTTCATAGTGCCCCTGCCGATGATGCTAATGGGCGTCCTGGTCTCCTTCATCCAGGCCTTCGTGTTCATGCTGCTGGCGATGATCTACATCCAGGGCTCGCTGGAGCACGCGCACTAAGAGGCAGATAAAGATAAAGATTGAGATTAAGAACACCCTCGATCTTTGTCCGGTTTCCTCAATCTTAGTCTTAATCTCAATCTGATTTTTAATTCCTATACTGTTTAGGAAAAATACGCAGCAAAGGAGAAACAAATGGAATTCTTTACTATGTGTGTACTCGCAGCAGGCATCGGCATGGCTCTCGGCACCCTCGGCACCGGCATCGGTCAGGGTCTCGCAGTTAAGAGCGCAGTTGAAGGCACCTCCCGTAACCCCGGTGCATCCGGCAAGATCCTCACCACCATGATGATCGGTCTGGCGATGATCGAGTCCCTCGCTATCTACGCCCTGGTTGTCTGCCTCATCATCCTCTTCGCTAACCCCTACAAGGACATCGCCCTCGAACTGGCGAAATCCGTAGCGAAGTAATTTCTTCTTCGAAGAGATAAAAAGGGGCGCGCCGCAAGGCGCGCCCTTTTTTGTTGCCTCCACCTTCGCTGAAGCTGCCTCGGACAAAAA
Proteins encoded in this region:
- the nuoF gene encoding NADH-quinone oxidoreductase subunit NuoF, which gives rise to MSDNAAVKILICQGTGGISAGAKQVEAEFTRLIAEKGIVAQVGKRCDVVKTGCRGLCANDVLVDIITPELGRVTYDFVVPADVEAILDQHIVANEVIEKKKAKEYYNTFVDQQMRVVMTGCGQIDPERLDAYIEEDGFKAIEKCVKEMKPAEVIDEVKKSGLRGRGGGGFPTGMKWSFCAASPGNHKYLICNADEGDPGAFMDRSILEGDPYCVIEGMMIAAYAIGCDAGYVYVRAEYPLAIDRLQKALDTCYEKGYLGKNIQGWGFDFDMRIKKGAGAFVCGEETALMASIEGERGMPRPRPPFPAVKGLWGFPTNINNVETFANVRHIINKGFEWYASLGTDTTKGTKIFAVTGKVKHTGLVEVPAGMSVRDVIYKVCGGIANNRKFKAVQAGGPSGGCIPAEVLDTPVDYDSLIKAGAMMGSGGLVVMDETTCMVDVARFFLTFTKMESCGKCVPCRIGLKAMLDILEKITEGRGEMADIDTLLEMGATIKKASLCGLGQTAPNPILSTVKYFRNEYEAHIIDKRCPSNSCKELLLWQVIPEKCVKCGACLRACPSNAIKWEKGQVAELVKENCTKCKSCYDACRFMAIE
- the nuoE gene encoding NADH-quinone oxidoreductase subunit NuoE, which produces MSNAPAEEIPAEEIDLAEANHIIDKYLTLPGNLMPVLQGIQDSYGYIPRPTIDLVAERLNVYPSQIYGVLTFYAQFHLKPRGRYIIRVCVGTACHVQGAERITETFFGRLGIGHAETSADLRYTFEKVACLGACGMAPLAMVNDDTYGKMTVQKVDEIIETYNQRPMTK
- the nuoD gene encoding NADH dehydrogenase (quinone) subunit D produces the protein MASEIMTLNMGPQHPSTHGVLRLVVELDGEVIQKITPHIGYLHRGIEKLSEHRTYHQALPLTDRMDYLAPMHNNLGYVLAVEKLLGIEVPERAETIRVIMAELTRLKSHLVWIACHALDIGAMTVFIYAFREREKIMELYEMVSGARMTSNYFRVGGLSRDLPAGFESAVQEILDTFPGHFDTYEGLLTKNTIWLQRTIGNGVISADDAIDFGISGPALRGSGVDFDLRRDLPYSGYEKYDFKVPVGENCDTFDRYKVRLVEMREAVKIIDQAMKRLKPGPILADAPQVCYPPKESVYNSIEGLIHHFKIASEGFPVPEGEVYQGVENPKGELGYYMVSDGGSKPYRMRVRPPSFVNLGAIEKMAKGSMIADLVAVIGTLDIVLGEIDR
- a CDS encoding NADH-quinone oxidoreductase subunit C; translation: MAENNRAVVKLKERFANALLDCTEYRGEVTVTVKKENILEVLKCLRDDLRYNFLTDVTAVDYLGQDPRFMVVYHLMSIPNKDRIRVKAPLTEADCSIDSATALWNSADWVEREAYDMFGIDFKNHPNLVRILMTDDWVGHPLRKDYPLQGPDREPYKGRLS
- a CDS encoding NADH-quinone oxidoreductase subunit B: MGVDQPLGENIITTSLDSLVNWARKSSIWPMTFGLACCAIEMMATGAAKHDLDRFGIIFRASPRQADCIIIAGTVTKKMLPVIKTVYEQMPEPKWVVAMGACACSGGVFDTYSVVQGIDEALPVDVYIPGCPPRPEALLYGLLKLQDKIANERNSFGSSIGLGERLEPAA
- a CDS encoding NADH-quinone oxidoreductase subunit A — its product is MLGAYLPILVLVVIAVLFGLGSVIFSSLIGQKKPSTVKLAPYECGCEPVGSARERFSIKFYLIAMLFILFDIEAVFLYPWAVLFKRLGMFGLIEMGVFIVILFVGYVYVWKKGALEWE
- the hemL gene encoding glutamate-1-semialdehyde 2,1-aminomutase, coding for MQNSRSTKLFQQALQSIPGGVNSPVRAFRSVGSDPLFIKKAAGPRIYDEDGNAFIDYVGSWGPMILGHCHPQVVSAIKAAVDNGASFGAPTELEITLAEMVIDAVPSIEMVRMVSSGTEATMSAIRLARGYTGRDNILKFSGCYHGHSDSLLVKAGSGAATFGVPDSPGVPADLAKHTLTATYNDLDSVRALVAANKGSIACIIVEPVAGNMGTVPPKEGFLEGLRSICSEEGIVLIFDEVMSGFRVAYGGVQELYGVTPDMTTLGKIIGGGLPVGAFGGKKEIMSLLSPAGGVYQAGTLSGNPLAMTAGIETLKLLKQPGFYQKLEEKSAFVAEGIAKAAKDAGFPIYSTRVGSMFCAFFSKDPVYDWDSAAKCDTKAFAAYFKAMLNEGIYLAPSQFETAFVGISHSTEDLEQTIAAAAKCFKAL
- a CDS encoding GspE/PulE/PilB domain-containing protein, producing the protein MSARLGEMLLKVGTLTEDQLEQVLNAQSIYGGRLGTNLVEMGFVEEEELAHVLSEQLGVPCAHPSELGSIPESLLKMFPLELVQRYRVLPLALDGKRLTVAMTNPSDFKALEDIAFVTGMVIIPRVCSELRLSIALERIFGVKRPMRYIPVEGGARSCFAATLAQRGSADPAWDGGASRHSSERVSLEDMSERLAKALGESEVVQAILSYLAGEFDRGAFLRLKGGCAHGVQAVDAGAPVKGFPFFAAAVAEMRQVKRVVEERRLFLGELGQDQGDGLLLGAMGGTAPGAALLVPVALGGHVVGVICASDQRGRLGGGVFELQRVAVMAELSFEMLSLRKRIMIG
- a CDS encoding AtpZ/AtpI family protein, giving the protein MDEDKKDLLKTLGMVSTMGISFAVAIIIGVFAGLKLDEWFGTKPWFFYIFLFFGIAAGFRNIFILAGKELRDDRDETKRK
- a CDS encoding ATP synthase subunit I is translated as MTGTRLNESNLFAWLVGGSLVVSAVAGAGCALLISGKFGGSLFIGGVLATANFLWMRRGVEAALQLQPRNASRFAVLRYLLRLAVMAVVLYLLIVRLGVDIFGLLIGLSVLVLNITVFSIYLSTRKGG
- the atpB gene encoding F0F1 ATP synthase subunit A gives rise to the protein MVHPYLFLNFFRELLHPLGFSEAGADAVVYTWLIMIGLVVLSIAATKRLQAVPSGLQNFMEVIVGGIENMLVETMGEHGKPFFPLVATLALFILVSNLIGLVPGFFPPTANINTTAACAVVVFVTTHIVGVKHHGAGYIKHFLGPIAWLAPMMFFIEVIGHLSRVISLTLRLFGNMNGHELVLIIFFGLAPFIVPLPMMLMGVLVSFIQAFVFMLLAMIYIQGSLEHAH
- the atpE gene encoding ATP synthase F0 subunit C, whose product is MEFFTMCVLAAGIGMALGTLGTGIGQGLAVKSAVEGTSRNPGASGKILTTMMIGLAMIESLAIYALVVCLIILFANPYKDIALELAKSVAK